The nucleotide sequence GCTTAGGTAATGCCCGACGTTGATGGCACCCGCAAAGCCAATATTGCGAGGGAGCTCATGAATCAGCACCTGATTCTCTCTTGGAAAAAACCTTTTACTCTCTTCCAGCCATTCTCTGGCCACTTGTACGGAATGATCTGTCGATGCATCATCGACCAGGATAATCTCCCAATTTTCATAGGTTTGCTGAAGGATGCTGTCCAAGCATTCACGTATATAAGCAGCCCTGTTGAAATTGGTAATGACAACACTTACCAGACCTTCTATTCGCTCTATTGCCAATTGAATTTCCTCCTTCCAGTCTTCTTGTTTTCACATCGCATCCTCGCTACCGTCCGTTCGCCAGAAACTGCAAGGCTTCCACGTGGTCACCTGCAATCTGTTCGACGGCAGGGGGCATTCCGGAGCTGGCGAAGTGTTTTTCTGGCCGGAGTCGGTTGGAGGTGAAGCTGTTCACCTGATGAACCAATTCCATCTTTACACCTGCCTGTGCGTATATTGCTTGTGCTTTTGGGGGACAAAGCAGTATGTCCCACCCGAGCGGAGCAACCGCTTCCCTGCGTAAGGCAAAGGGGACAGTCACCATAGATCCGATACCCAAATCCTTACGATTCAAAGCCACGTTGAGAGCTTGGCGACAAGCCACAAAGACATTGTCCACGCAAGGCTGATTCAAAAATACAGAAACATCATTCAGGGCCACATCCACGCCACACTCGCAAGCGAGAACAAATGGGTATAGATCATGAGCGGTCATAATCGTATCCGCATCGATAAACAGCAGAATGTCGCCTTTTGACAGACTTGCCCCAATTGCTCGTCCTGTGTCAACGCCCAATGGATATGGGAACTCTACGGTCGTCACTCCGCATTCACGAGCAAGCCGTGCTGTCTGATCAACCGAGCCATTGACGACCACAATAATTTCAACTGGCTCCAACCGAAGAACTTCACGGATCACTTGCTGGATCGTCGCTGCCTCGTTCAGGGCTGGAATAATTACAGATACTGTTTTCCCACTGTAAAGAGTTGATTGTCGCAAAGGCCATTTCCCTACCTGCGTAACGGGCATACCACTGTTTTTACCACTCGCATTCTCTGCTATATCTCTTCGCCTGCCTCCATCGGACAGTCCGCCGCGAAAAGGAAGACGCGAGACGAGATCAAGCTGTTCGGCAATCACCAGCTTTTCATATAAAGAGAGCTCTTTGAGCAACGAACCGTGAAGCTGTGGCAAAAACATCCGTTCTTCCGTCCCCGTTCCAATGGCTTGCGCGATAATGGACAGTCCACTCACAACTGCCCGCTTGTGCGCTTGAGCAGGCTGTGCCAATTGTTCCACTCCGATTTTGGAAAGTGCCTCTCTGGTCATGGCGTGAGGGGTGTCCAGCAAGGAAGCTTCACGCAGGTCAGAGCGACCGAAGAGGTTATTTACCAGCAAGGAAAAACTGTGGATGGGCCGTGGCTTTGTCATCCTCCTGTTCCGAGGATCATGCTGGGACAAAACGACCTGTGCATTTCCATATAAAATCGGGAACAAAAATCGCTGCAATCCAGACAGCGAATCGACTTGTTCTTCGCCGAGAAAAAGCAGAACACTCCCTCTTGCATGCTTGGCAGCCTCTCTCCGCCAAGCGAACAGATTCCCAACTGCTTCTGCAAGAACGACGCGCACACCGGAGCCAAGTTCCAAAGTCCTTTTCGAAATCACGATAATCTCCAGAGGTGCAAGCTGTTTACATGCGGCAATCAGCTTTGGCAGATGATCTGTGCCATGCATGGCAGGAATGAGAATGGATAGGGGCACGAGGCCCCTTCTCCTTTGCTGCCCCACCATTAGACGACGCGCACATACGTGATACGATCCAGTTGAAATACCACTGTTTGACCACCGCCATAGCCTGGCTCACTTGCTGCACGCACGGTTAATGTCGAATTGGTCACGCCGAGCAACTCACCGGAAGTCACATCGAATCCAGTTACAACCTGTACACTATCACCTATAAAC is from Brevibacillus brevis and encodes:
- a CDS encoding glycosyltransferase — protein: MPLSILIPAMHGTDHLPKLIAACKQLAPLEIIVISKRTLELGSGVRVVLAEAVGNLFAWRREAAKHARGSVLLFLGEEQVDSLSGLQRFLFPILYGNAQVVLSQHDPRNRRMTKPRPIHSFSLLVNNLFGRSDLREASLLDTPHAMTREALSKIGVEQLAQPAQAHKRAVVSGLSIIAQAIGTGTEERMFLPQLHGSLLKELSLYEKLVIAEQLDLVSRLPFRGGLSDGGRRRDIAENASGKNSGMPVTQVGKWPLRQSTLYSGKTVSVIIPALNEAATIQQVIREVLRLEPVEIIVVVNGSVDQTARLARECGVTTVEFPYPLGVDTGRAIGASLSKGDILLFIDADTIMTAHDLYPFVLACECGVDVALNDVSVFLNQPCVDNVFVACRQALNVALNRKDLGIGSMVTVPFALRREAVAPLGWDILLCPPKAQAIYAQAGVKMELVHQVNSFTSNRLRPEKHFASSGMPPAVEQIAGDHVEALQFLANGR